In the genome of Cryptomeria japonica chromosome 8, Sugi_1.0, whole genome shotgun sequence, one region contains:
- the LOC131064743 gene encoding protein NRT1/ PTR FAMILY 5.6: MAVEPNRGQEWVNDGSVDIKGRPVLRAKTGGWKASLFIIGVEVTERLTYYGIAANLITYLTTVLQEGVATSAKNVNYWTGVTTVMPLVGGFLADSYCGRYWMVLAASIIYLLGLVLLTLSVSLPALKPPRCEKGTVGCSSEATPLQIGIFFLALYLISFGTGGHKPSLQAFGADQFDEQDENERIKKTSFFNWWFFGLSSGILLAVTLIVYIQDNVSWGCGFGILTFAMVVAIALFTYGTPFYRHKVPSRSPIVGIAKVFVAAIRNRSKSLPSDENLFNEVGDVESMKSGQRLLSHTDNFKFLDKAAIIDPPVGMNRASTTIEIGPANLKTHACTVTQVEEVKLILRMVPIWLSCLMFGVTIAQTNTFFIKQGKTMNRRFPNTHNEIPPASLFAFSVLSMITFVAIYDSCFVPIARYMTGNKRGITILQRIGLGMIISILSMVTAALVEAKRLNVAKNHGLLENPKATIPLSVFWLAPQFALNGIADVFTIVGLQEYFYDQAPDSMRSLGIAFYLSVIGVSSFLSSFIISIVDRISTRGGHEGWFVNNINKCHLDYFYWLLAILSALNIIFYGCMAHRHTYKKVKHVYCEKGILPIKKSHHDENVTV, encoded by the exons ATGGCTGTAGAGCCAAACAGAGGACAAGAATGGGTAAATGATGGATCTGTTGATATCAAAGGAAGACCCGTGCTAAGAGCAAAAACTGGCGGATGGAAAGCTTCACTATTCATCATTG GAGTTGAGGTCACTGAGAGACTGACTTACTATGGAATAGCAGCCAATTTGATCACATATTTAACTACTGTCCTGCAAGAAGGAGTTGCAACTTCTGCTAAAAATGTCAATTACTGGACCGGGGTTACAACTGTCATGCCTCTTGTAGGAGGCTTCCTGGCAGATTCATATTGTGGGCGTTATTGGATGGTCCTCGCTGCTTCAATAATATATCTTTTG GGATTAGTTTTGCTTACCCTTTCAGTGTCCCTTCCTGCCCTCAAACCACCTCGATGTGAGAAGGGCACTGTGGGGTGCTCTAGTGAGGCAACACCCTTACAGATTGGGATATTCTTTCTAGCCTTGTATTTGATATCATTTGGCACAGGTGGTCACAAGCCCTCTCTACAAGCATTTGGTGCAGACCAgtttgatgaacaagatgaaaatgAAAGGATAAAGAAGACATCCTTCTTCAATTGGTGGTTTTTTGGGCTCTCCAGTGGTATTCTGTTAGCAGTCACTCTTATTGTATACATACAAGATAATGTGAGCTGGGGATGTGGATTTGGGATCCTCACTTTTGCCATGGTTGTAGCAATTGCTTTGTTTACGTATGGGACTCCATTTTACAGGCACAAAGTTCCTTCACGAAGCCCTATAGTTGGCATAGCAAAAGTTTTTGTTGCTGCAATACGGAATAGGAGTAAAAGCCTGCCTTCAGATGAAAACTTGTTCAATGAGGTCGGGGACGTGGAATCCATGAAGTCTGGACAGAGACTGCTATCACACACAGACAATTTTAA gTTTCTAGACAAAGCCGCCATTATAGACCCACCAGTTGGGATGAATAGAGCAAGTACAACTATTGAAATTGGCCCAGCAAATCTGAAAACTCATGCATGCACAGTAACACAGGTAGAAGAAGTGAAGCTGATCCTTAGGATGGTTCCTATCTGGCTCTCCTGTCTCATGTTTGGAGTCACCATAGCACAAACAAACACCTTCTTCATAAAGCAAGGGAAGACCATGAACAGAAGATTTCCCAATACCCACAATGAAATCCCACCAGCCTCTCTTTTTGCATTCTCAGTGCTTTCCATGATTACTTTTGTAGCAATATATGACAGTTGCTTTGTCCCAATTGCAAGATACATGACAGGAAACAAGAGAGGCATAACAATTCTCCAAAGAATTGGACTGGGAATGATTATATCCATCCTAAGTATGGTTACTGCAGCTTTAGTAGAAGCAAAGAGGCTGAATGTAGCCAAAAATCATGGTTTGCTTGAAAACCCTAAAGCCACAATCCCTCTGAGTGTTTTTTGGCTTGCTCCACAGTTTGCTTTGAATGGTATTGCAGATGTTTTCACCATAGTAGGATTGCAAGAGTATTTCTATGATCAAGCTCCAGATAGCATGAGAAGCTTGGGGATTGCCTTCTATTTGAGTGTCATTGGTGTTTCAAGTTTTCTAAGCAGTTTTATAATCAGCATTGTTGACAGAATTAGCACCAGAGGAGGACATGAGGGGTGGTTTGTGAACAACATAAACAAATGCCATTTGGACTATTTCTACTGGCTTTTAGCCATACTTAGTGCTTTGAATATAATTTTCTATGGATGTATGGCTCACAGGCACACTTACAAAAAAGTGAAGCATGTCTACTGTGAAAAGGGTATATTGCCTATCAAAAAGTCACATCATGATGAGAATGTGACTGTCTGA